Below is a genomic region from Telmatobacter sp. DSM 110680.
CACCGAGCCCTTGATAACGCTCAAGTGCACGTCTCCATGGTTGGAGTTGATATTCGCGCCCCCGTCAAGGTTCGCAGCCGTCACATCGCCGTGGCCGGAGTGCACCGTGATGTGCGCGCTCTTCGGAACCGTGATGGTCAGGTTCAGTCGACCGTTGTTATTGCTGTCTGACTTCACCAGCACGGCGCTCCCGCTCACTGTCACATGCGCCTGCTCCGCATCGAAGATCTTCTTCGCCTCATCTTCCGAACCGGCATACGCAACCTCGTGCGCCTGCACTTCGATGCTCGGAGAATCGCCGGCCGTGATGCTCACATCACCACGCGGGTTCTCGATATGCACTGCGGCATCCGATGGAATCTGCACCTTCAAAACTTGCTGTTCCAAATCGTGCTCAGGCAGGCCAAACATGTTGAAGAAGTTGTTCTCGTCGTGGTCACCCCAATCGCCTCTCCACGGACCCCACATACCCCGCGTCGTTCCCGATGCGAAGAATCCGATCACAGCGAGCAGAATCAAAATCCCCACAAACCCGGTTCCGCGGCGTACCGGAGCTTCGCGCCGCAAATCTAAAGCCCACTCCGCCAGCATCGCCAGTCCCGCGGCGATCAGCATGAGCGGCCACCATTTCCCGTACCATGTCCAGAAATTCTCCGGAGCAATGCGGCCTGCATAGATCAGCAGCCACACCACGCCGATCGCAACCAGAATCAATGGCCCAACAACAGAAGGAACCCGCGGCCCGTACGCACCTTGAAACTTCGCCTTGTATGCGTACTGCTGCGCTTTCCACGCATCCCGCTGTGCACGCCACGCCGCGCGTTGCTGCTCGCGGTATACACGCCACTGCGTACGCGGATCATAACCACCCGGAGGCATATTCGGAGGCACGCTGCTCATGACTGTCCTCCTTCGGGACCCTTCCCGTAGTCTTGCGTTGCCGGAACAATCGATGTGCCCGGCTGCGGTTGCGCAGCAGTTGCCGCGGCCGGGTTAACAGCCGCGCCATAAGGATAGGGAGAGCCCGGATACGGCGTCTCATCTCCCGCGGCGGCCAGTGCAGCTCGCTCAGCCAGCTTCAGCACTCCGATAAGAATCAGCAGCAGCGGAAAGAACAGACTCCAGAAATCAACCAGGCCGGCCTGATGCATCAGCAGAATCGTGCCAAGCAGCAGCAGAATCGCCGGACCCCTCAATCGGCGGATCAATATGTAGCGGTTCATTGCTGGCCCCCTTTCGTATCTTCAAAACGACGCACGATCAGCCAAACACCCAATGCGATGAATACCAACGGCCATAAGAACTTGAATACATGTTCCGCCAGCAATCCCAGCTGATTGAGCAGCAATATCAGTCCGAACCCGATCAGGATCAGCGCGCCAATCGGCTCCTTGCGCTTCCAGAACATCGGTGGCACCGGAGGCACAGGGGGGATTGCGGGGTCCACAAACCCTGGGGGGGGAGGGGGGGCATACGGCGCTTGATACTGCGCATACGGAACCTGCTGATACCCGCTCGCTCCCGGCGCCGCCGGTCCAGTCCCTGGTACTCCCGGATTCACGGGCACGCCCGGCCGATGGCTAGGCCCACCGAGGTTGAGCCAGTTGCCCACCTCGTTCAGACCCAGCGGATCCGGTATCGGCTGCCCATCGCGAATCGCCTTCGCCGTGTGGAACGCCTCAAACGACTGGTACAGAATCCACGCCGGGATAAACAATCCGAATAACCCGAAGTGGGTCGTGATGCTGATAATCACGACAAAAATCACGACGTGGATCAGCCCTTTGAAGTACTGTCCGTTATACATCGCGCCCACGCCGGGAATAATTCCGAGCACCGCGGCGACTGACGGATTCGGGCCGCCGACACTGGGCGCAACAAACGGTTGCTGCACGTTCTGCCAGGCCATCGAGCACGGCTCGCAAAGAATCTGTCCATTCCCCGCATGGCGAACGCAGGCCGCGCAAAGCGCTTTGCCGCAGTTCTGGCAATAGGCCGTCGCACTAACTCCTTGATGATTTACGCAGTCCATACTGTGCTCCCTTCCCGTATTGCCATGTCGTAACCGGGTTGCGTAGAGCCGCCGGAATGCGCGGACTGAGTCCCCAGACCACAGGTTTCATTCGCTGGGGTGAGTTGCCGGTCGTGAAGCGTAACGGATGTTTCCAGATAATCAGAGTCCCGGAGCGATGGAGCTCCGGATTGCTGTGGCGGATCGACGCGGGACCCGCCGTCTTTCCGGTTAGGGTTTTGTTTTGACTCCCCCGGCGCCGCCGGCTGAGTCTGCTGTTGCTGAGGCTTGGCGTTCTGGCGCAGTTCGCGCATGCGGGACTGCACTTCGTACACCAGCCGCAGGTGATCGTAATAGCGAATAATCGGCGTTGACGCCATGGTCAGCCGGCGTTCCATGAAAGAACGAACCGCCGTTGGCCGCAGATTCGAGAGCCTGAAATCGGTCAGCTTTACGCCCGTCATGTTCAGCGTCAAAGCGATTGAGAAGAACGCCATCGCCGCCGTCATTAGCAGCCGGGGCTCCGCAAAGCGGCGAATCCGCCCCATCATGCCCGGGCGCTGCCACGCTGGAATCGCCATCGGTACAACATTGCCCGCGGTCGCCAGCTTGTATTCAGAAGTGTGTCCCGGACCGGTCTGCGCCAGGATCTTATCCAGTAGACCCTCCGGGACCTCTGGTTCCGGGCTTAAGAACTCCAGCCATTCGCGCCCACGCCGGGCTTCCTCAAAGAGAGCGGTGCATGACGGGCAGACAGCCATGTGGGAGGAGAAAGTTGCCTCATCCTCCGGCCGCAACAGCCCGTCCAGTGCGTCGGCCAGGAGAGTTTCCCAAAGCCCGCAAGCTGGAGAGTTCGGAATGTTTCCGCGGTCTGCCATCACATCACCTCCCGCTTATTACGTTCCAGCAGGCGTGCAAGTTCCGCACGTCCTCTGCTGATGCGGGATTTAACCGTCCCTTCCGGTATGCCCAGCACCTGGGCGATCTCTTTGTAATCCATGTCTTGTAAGTCCCTTAATATGACTGCTTCGCGCAGCTCTACCGATACCTTTGCCAAGGCTCCCTGCACCATCTTGGCCAGTTCCTTCTGAGCCGCCTTTTCATGCGGTGAAGGTCCACTTGCCGTCAGCCTGTCAATCGGCCGCAATTCGTCGGTTTCTTCCCAACCCGCATCCAGCGAATCCGTAGCCCGCTGATTCCGGGTGCGGCGGAAGTTATCCACCAGCAGGTTGCGGGTCATCGTCGTGATCCACACCTGCAGGCTGCCCCTTGTGGTGTCAAAACTGGCTAAATTCGAATAGATCTTGAGGAAGACGTCCTGGGTAAGATCCTCAGCGTCCGCGGGATTGTTCGTAAACCGGTAGCAAAGCCCGTAGACACGGCGATGATGGGTACGAACCAGTTCGGCCCATGCCCCAGAATCCCCGTCCATACACTTGCGGACGACTTCAGACCAGTCGATCTCGAGCGGCCCGCTCGTCTGGCGAATGTCCGGTGTCATGGTTTTGGCTTCCTGACCGTGGCCCTGGATCGGCCTTCGAGGCGCCCCAGCATTCTGAGGTTCCAGCTTGCGCCGGATAGGCACCTTTGGCGCCACCAGCCCTGCCACGCTCCAGCTTAATGTACCCGCACAAGCCATGGAGGCCTATACGCATGATTTTGTTGTGCAGTTCCCCAGAGCGTAAATGCTCCTTCAGTCTTACCAAACCAGAACGACGCCTATGCTAGGAATGGAACCACGATCCGTTTAACTTGGACGGGCACCCCGAAAATGAAGACCCACTCCGCATCGAGCGACGCACATGTTGAATTCGGCCAGAAATGGCGAGAAGCTCTGAAGCTTCTGTCCATGCGCCGCGATGCCGCCTCTCGCCGAAACTTCATTGAGGGGATTCTGACCCAACTCGATGGCATGCGATCGACCTATGAGCGACTTACCGGACGGTCTTTCGCCGAAGCCAGAACGTTCGAAATCGGATACGGCGCCCAGCCCTTCCGCCTCATCGCCTTGATGAGCATGGGCATCCGGGTGCGGGGCATCGACCTCGACATGCCCATGCTCCGCTTCAGCCCGGGAAGTCTCCTGAAAATCGTCGCCAGAAACGGAATCGAGCGCGGCCTGAAGACCGGCGTACGCAGCCTCCTCTTTGACCGGCGCGACTATGCGGATCTGAAGTCCGCTTTACAAAAACGCGGCTACCCGATGCGCATCAACTCCGCCGACCTTCTCGTAGGTGACGCCGCCACCTCCGACTTCGGAACCG
It encodes:
- a CDS encoding sigma-70 family RNA polymerase sigma factor produces the protein MAGLVAPKVPIRRKLEPQNAGAPRRPIQGHGQEAKTMTPDIRQTSGPLEIDWSEVVRKCMDGDSGAWAELVRTHHRRVYGLCYRFTNNPADAEDLTQDVFLKIYSNLASFDTTRGSLQVWITTMTRNLLVDNFRRTRNQRATDSLDAGWEETDELRPIDRLTASGPSPHEKAAQKELAKMVQGALAKVSVELREAVILRDLQDMDYKEIAQVLGIPEGTVKSRISRGRAELARLLERNKREVM
- a CDS encoding DUF5668 domain-containing protein; translated protein: MAWQNVQQPFVAPSVGGPNPSVAAVLGIIPGVGAMYNGQYFKGLIHVVIFVVIISITTHFGLFGLFIPAWILYQSFEAFHTAKAIRDGQPIPDPLGLNEVGNWLNLGGPSHRPGVPVNPGVPGTGPAAPGASGYQQVPYAQYQAPYAPPPPPGFVDPAIPPVPPVPPMFWKRKEPIGALILIGFGLILLLNQLGLLAEHVFKFLWPLVFIALGVWLIVRRFEDTKGGQQ
- a CDS encoding DUF4097 family beta strand repeat-containing protein → MSSVPPNMPPGGYDPRTQWRVYREQQRAAWRAQRDAWKAQQYAYKAKFQGAYGPRVPSVVGPLILVAIGVVWLLIYAGRIAPENFWTWYGKWWPLMLIAAGLAMLAEWALDLRREAPVRRGTGFVGILILLAVIGFFASGTTRGMWGPWRGDWGDHDENNFFNMFGLPEHDLEQQVLKVQIPSDAAVHIENPRGDVSITAGDSPSIEVQAHEVAYAGSEDEAKKIFDAEQAHVTVSGSAVLVKSDSNNNGRLNLTITVPKSAHITVHSGHGDVTAANLDGGANINSNHGDVHLSVIKGSVQVHFSSDKGDFSAHQIDGDLTAEGNCNDLTLSEITGKVTINGELFGDVHMENVTGQIHVHTSITDMDVATLPGDLTLNSDTLRVTQAKGQVRVTTHSKDVDLSQVYGDSYVEDRDGRIAVETAGNYAVEAKNRKGDVELTLPPNAAASVSGSTRNGDIVSDFPLAVSGDESKTVNGKIGAGGPKVTLTAENGDIHIKRGDDVPPLPPTVAGPASPAAPHLKAPKAPPAPPVTQ
- a CDS encoding class I SAM-dependent methyltransferase, which codes for MKTHSASSDAHVEFGQKWREALKLLSMRRDAASRRNFIEGILTQLDGMRSTYERLTGRSFAEARTFEIGYGAQPFRLIALMSMGIRVRGIDLDMPMLRFSPGSLLKIVARNGIERGLKTGVRSLLFDRRDYADLKSALQKRGYPMRINSADLLVGDAATSDFGTESLDLVYSQDVFEHIPREGIEKIMARLATQIVPNGVALITPNIFTGITGGHLPEWYWDSEDNDSPRRSEPWEHLRKNRFQANTWLNRLSRRDYRQLFSRHFDILEENVQAPNLGRHRLTPEIKAELAQWDDEELLSNTVQFVLRPKPIAASK
- a CDS encoding zf-HC2 domain-containing protein; protein product: MADRGNIPNSPACGLWETLLADALDGLLRPEDEATFSSHMAVCPSCTALFEEARRGREWLEFLSPEPEVPEGLLDKILAQTGPGHTSEYKLATAGNVVPMAIPAWQRPGMMGRIRRFAEPRLLMTAAMAFFSIALTLNMTGVKLTDFRLSNLRPTAVRSFMERRLTMASTPIIRYYDHLRLVYEVQSRMRELRQNAKPQQQQTQPAAPGESKQNPNRKDGGSRVDPPQQSGAPSLRDSDYLETSVTLHDRQLTPANETCGLGTQSAHSGGSTQPGYDMAIREGSTVWTA